A single genomic interval of Lathyrus oleraceus cultivar Zhongwan6 chromosome 7, CAAS_Psat_ZW6_1.0, whole genome shotgun sequence harbors:
- the LOC127103436 gene encoding uncharacterized protein LOC127103436 produces the protein MAESNDGAIASALQAVTQDVENNQQGGNDEFYNLAKFQRNNRLPSKFGMHMLTEEVDDWWEYVRCKKEIEFLKLKQGNSIVVEYAVKFEELVKLCPHYNDTAAEVSKCIKFKNGLRPEIKQGIGYRQILRFPELVKKCRIYDKDNKARSAHYKSLSEKMGKQLDHGKSYIILADKGK, from the exons ATGGCTGAAAGTAATGATGGTGCTATTGCTTCCGCCTTGCAAGCAGTGACTCAAGATGTGGAGAACAACCAACAAGGAGGAAATGACGAGTTCTACAACTTGGCAAAGTTTCAGAGGAACAACCGCCTACCTTCAAAG TTTGGTATGCATATGCTGACTGAGGAAGTTGATGATTGGTGGG AATATGTACGTTGCAAGAAAGAGATTGAGTTTCTAAAATTGAAACAAGGGAACTCAATTGTTGTTGAATATGCTGTTAAGTTCGAGGAACTTGTGAAATTATGTCCACACTACAATGATACAGCTGCAGAGGTTTCCAAATGTATCAAATTTAAGAAtgggttgcgtcctgagatcaagcaggGCATCGGGTATCGACAGATTCTCCGGTTTCCTGAATTGGTGAAAAAATGCAGAATATATGATAAGGACAATAAGGCTCGGTCTGCTCATTATAAAAGTTTGAGTGAGAAAATGGGAAAGCAGCTGGATCATGGAAAGTCGTATATTATTCTAGCTGACAAAGGGAAATAA